A stretch of DNA from Archangium lipolyticum:
CGGCTCAATCACCATCGGCCGTGGTCTCAAAACCCTGGCCATCATCGCCGATGACCTCCAGCGTCTCCAGGAGCTGGGCCTGAAAATGTGACTAATGCTCAGCTCCCAGAGGGAGAGGGAGCATGCGAAACCCTGTTACTTCACGTCCGTGCGCCGCGTGAGGTGGAAGTCCGCGAGCAGCGCGGCCAGCAGCACCAGCAGCGGCCAGCGTGCACGCCCGGGAGGGCCGGCGCCCCCGTCGTCATCGCCCTCGGCCTCGGCGGGCCTGTCACCCTCGCCACGCCCGCGCAGGTCCGACTCCCGGGCATCCAGCGCGAGCACCTCCACCGTGTCCACCGGCTCGCCGTCACGCTCCAGCACGTAGCGGCCGGGCACCGCGGGCGGCGGCAGGCTCAGGGCTCCCGCGCCCACGAGGGGACGGCCTCCCTCCGGGCCCTCCAGCGAGTAGCGCGCCCCCGCACGCGTCACCACCGCCAGGGGCTCGCCGAGGGAGAGTTGCCGCCGGGGGAAACCCTCCTTCGCGCGCCGGGCCTCACGCAGCATGTTGCCCAGCAGCACGGGCCACGCGGGTGTGCGCTGCACGTTGGAGCGCGAGAGGTCCACGTTGAGGTGCAGGTGGCCCTCCTCCTCGGAGAGGAGCACCACGCCGCCCGCGGTCATCAGTGGCCGGCCCGGAGGCGCCTCGCTGCCAGCCGCCCAGCGCACGCCGCCCAGTTGCACGTCGTCCAATAGCGGGTGGCCCTTCTCCGCGAAGAAGGGGCCCACGAAGGTGCGCACGTTGCCGCTCGCCCCCACCGTCACCCCAGCGTCCGTGCCACGGGGGCCGAGCACGAGCGCGCCCTCTCCGGGCCCCTGCTCCACCTCGGGCGCCACCGAGAGAAAGCGCTCCAGGGCCGAGCGCGCGGGCGCCTCCAGCCCCTCGGCCAACGCCACGCGCACCCGCCGCTCCGGGGCGGGCGGGAGCCGGGCCTCTCCGTCCTCGGGCAGCGCATCCGGAGGCAGGGACACCTCCACGTCTCCCGCGTTCTCGAAGGTGAGGCGCAGCGTGGCCGCGCCCTCCTCGGGCAGCGCCACCCGCTCGCGGCGCTCGGTGCCTTCCTTCGCGCCCGGGCCGGGCCGCGCCAACACGCGCACCTCCGCCGCCTCGGGGCCCGCGCCAAAGCGCGCCACCCGCAGCGTCACCGTGGCCGTCGAGCCCTCATCCCTGCGCCAGGCGGACACCAGTGCCACGTTGTCCCGAGGCACTCCCAGGGCCGTCCACCGCACCGCCGAGGGCACGGCCTGTCCTTGCGCGGGCATGGCGTCGGTGAAGAAGTGCACGCGCTTGCCCGGACCGGCGAGCTCCTGGGCCCACAGCAGCGCGGGTGCGACGTCGTGGTCCGCCCCGAGGGCGCGGAAGGACTCCAGCGAGGCCAGGGCCCGCGAGGGCTCCGCTTCGGGTCCGGCCAGCACGCGCGGCACCGTGCCACTGACCAGCACCGTCACGTGGGTGGCCTTCTCCTCCTCCACGCGCCGGGCGGCCTCCTGGCGCACCTTCTCCAGCACGGGGCGGCCGTCGGGCCCGCGCGCGGACAGCGAGAGGCTCCCATCCACCACCAGCACCAGGTGGCGCGTCCGAGCGTCCTCGCCCAGGCGCACGTCGGCGAGGAAGAGGGCCGCGGCCACCACCGCCAGCGCCTCCAGCAGCAGCGAGGCCTCGCGGGTGAAGCGCTCGAAGCGCGGGCCGGCCTCGGCGCGAGGACGGGGCGTGCGCCAGAGGAAGAGGGCGCTCACCACCACCGGCTTCTGCTTGCGCCGGAGGAAGTACGCCGCCACCAGCGGCACCAGTGCACCCAGCGCCAGCAGTCCCCAGGGAAAGCCGAAGCTCATGCCACCCCCGCCGGGAGGAAGAGGGGCCGCAGCGGACCCGCCACCAGCGCGCGCAGGGCCTGGGGGGCGGGGGCCACCAGGTGCGCCGCGCGAGCCCTCGCCGCCGCGGCCGCGAGGGCCTTCTGGTGCTCGGCGAAGCGCCGCGCGTAGGCGGCCAGCACGTCCTCGGTGAGGAGCTCCTCCAGCGCCGCGTCACTCTCCGAGTCCACCAGCCGCGCGCCCTCGCCACCGGTGGGCTCCAGGTCCTCCGCGTCCAGCACCTGCACCAGGAAGAGGGCCGAGGCTCCCTGGGCCAGCCGGGACACCAGCGCGGGCAGGGGTGCCTCGAAGAGGAAGTCGCTCACCACCACGCGCAGGCCACACGGGCGCAGCGGCGGCAGGCGCCCGAGGGAGGCATACAGGTCATCCCGGGCGTCGAAGGCGGCGTTGCGCAGGGCGGAGCGGCACGTCTGGCCCCGCACCCGGTCCGGGCGCGAGCCCCCCACCAGGAGGGTGGGGCCAAGGCCCTGCTGCGCGCCCACCTCCGTGGCGAGCAGCGCCACCTCGCGCGCACACCCGGCCTTGCGCGGGGAGAGGGCCATGCTGCGCGAGCCGTCCAGCAGCACTTCCAGGCGTGGGGACACCTCGTCCTGGCGCACGCGGAGGATGAGCTCGCCGGTGCGCGCCACCGCGTTCCAATCCATCTGCCGCAGGTCATCTCCCGGCTGGTAGGCACGGAAGTCATGGAGCTCCAGCGAGGCCCCGGCCGAGGCCGCGCGCACCTCGCCCACGCGGCCCCGGTGGGGCGTGCGCGGCAGGGCGAGGGCGAGGCCCGGGGCCAGCCGGGCCACCTCCGCCTCGTCGAAGTCCACGGGGGGACTCATGAGGCGTGGGCCCGCCGCTCGCGCTCGACGAGGGCCCGATCGGTGGCGAAGACGCAGAGCGCGGCCACCAGCCACACACAACCGAGCAGCCCCACGTTCATCGTCGGCTCGTTCAGCGAGTAGTCGTAGTCCCCGAAGTTCGCCAGCCCGACGAAGGGGTTGAGCAGGTTGAGGAGGGGATCGTCCACGCGCTGCTCGAGGAGGACGGACAGCAGCGGAGGCACGGTTCCGGCCAGGCCCACCAGCGAGAAGAAGAGGACGCGCACCACCGCCGGCGAGGCGAGCCGGTCCGAGCGTGGCAGGCGCCCCACCAGCAGCGGCAACGAGAGGAAGAGGAGCGCGTAGGCCGGTGCCGCGAGCACCTGGAGGAAGTAGGCGTCGGTCCTATCGCCAAACATCTGCTGCGACACGAGGAAGAGCGCGGCGCACAGCGCCGTCCAGAAGAGCAGGAGCAGCACGACGAGCCGGAAGCCCCGCAGCGCGCCCGGGCGGAGGAAGGACCAGGGCCGCGTGCCCTCGCGCAGCGCCCGGGCTTGGCCGTCCATGTCCGTGGCCACGAAGATGCCGACGACGGCCAGATTGAGGGAGCCCAGGATGCTGGCCACGGAGGCCATGCTCGCCTGGGGGTCGCGCGCCAACCACAGCCCCCCCAGGATGCAGCCGGAGAGCAGCATCTGCAGGGTGAGCGCCAGCCGGGGCCCCCGGGAGTAGTTCTCCGTGGGCAGGGACAGGCGGGCGGCGGCCGTCTCGAAGAGCAGCCACCCATAGGTGAGCATTCCCCACAGGAAGAAGCCGGCGAAGGCGAGGAGATCCTTCTCGCGGGTGAGGAAGCGGTAGCCCTGCTCGCCCAGGACGAAGGCGGACGTCAGCCCGTACGCCAGGGCCATGAGGAGCACGCCGAGCAGGAGGAAGTGCAGGAAGGCACGTCCCAGACGCCCCTCGGCGAGCGTGGCCGCGCACACCGCCACCACGGTGAGGAAGACGAGCCAGGAGCCGCCCAGCGCGAGGATGAGGAGGATGGTGGGGAGGGCGATGCCGTTGAGGTAGTAGCTGAAGAGGAGGAAGGGCCCCACGGCGGAGGCGTAGAGCGCGGCCTGCACCAGGTAGGAGGCCACCTTGCCGCGCAGGATGCGCCGGGGCCCCAGGCCGGTGAGGACGAGCAGCACCCAGGTCTCGTCCTCGCGCTCGCGGGCCAGGGAGCGGTAGGCGCCGTAGGGGATGATGAAGAAGTGCACCAGGCCCAGGCAGAAGAAGAAGGCGAAGAAGACGCCCTTGCCCAGGGTGGACAGCCCGTCGTCGAGCGCGTTCGCGTAGGCCACCAGCGAGATGACGAAGCAGGCCAGGAGCATCAGCCCGAAGCTCACCCAGAAGACGCGGGAGCGCAGGCCCTGGCGGACCTCCTTCACCACGAGCGGGTTGAGCCGATCGCCCAGCCGCTCCATCAACCGGGGCCTGGGCTCCTCGCGCGGGGCGGCGCCCGCGGTGTCCGCTGCTGTCGCGCTCACGCCACCCTCCCCTTCGTCACGTGCATGAAGGCATCCTCCAGGTTGCGCTCGCGGTGGCTGAAGGCGCACACGGGCACGCCCTCCTTCACGAGCGCCGCGAGCACCCGCGCCGCCGACTCATCCACCCAGCCGCCAGCCGCCGCGCCACCCTCGTGCTCCAGCAGCACCCGGAGCGAGTCCCCCTCGCGCGTCACCTGCTTCACCCCGGGCTGCTCCAACAGCAGCCGCTCCGCGCGCCCCCACACCGCCTCGCCCTCCCCGCCCGGAAAGAGGCGCACCGACAGCTCCGCCGCCGCCGTCCCGGAGGCCTGCGCGAGGATGTCCGCCACCTTGCCCGTGGCCAGCAACCGGCCCTGCTCGATGATGGCGCAGGTGTCACAGATTTCGGCCAGCTCGGTGAGGATGTGGCTGGAGATGAGCACCGCCTTGCCCTGGTCCGCGAGCGCGCGCAGCAGCTCGCGCAGCTCGATCCGGGCGCGCGGATCCAACCCGTCCGCCGGCTCGTCGAGGATGAGCAGCTTCGGGTCGTGCAGCAACGTGCGCCCGAGCGCCACGCGCTGCTTCATGCCCTTGGACAGCGCGCTGGTGAGCTTGTCCTTGAGCGGGAGCAGCCCGGTGAACTCCATCACCGAGTCCACGCGCTTCGTCCGGGCCCGGCCCTGGAGCCGGTAGGCGCGTGCGAAGAAGTCGAGGAACTCGTGGACGGTGACGTCGTCGTAGGTACCGTAACGGTCCGGCATGTAGCCGATGAGCGGCCGCACCTTGTCCGGGGTGTCCACCAGCGAGTGCCCGTCCAGCATCACCTGGCCCGCGGTGGGCGTGTCCAGGGTGGCGAGGATGCGCATGGTGGTGCTCTTGCCAGCACCATTGGGCCCGATGAAGCCCAGGATGGTGCCCGCCTCCAGCGCGAAGGACACGTCGTCCACCGCGCGCAGGGCGCCATAGTCGCGCCGCAGTCCCTTCACCTCCAGCAGGCTCATTCCCGCACCTCGCCTCGAGTCCGCGTCATGGTCCGTCCACCCGCCCGAGCACGAGGTGCTGTCCCTCGTGCAGCTCCACCTCGAGCGCCAACGAGGGTGCCATCCCCGGCCCCTCCACCTTCGCGATGAAGCCGCCCTCCGGCAACGGCCCCAGGAGCGTGTCCCAGGGGACGCGGGCGAAGCGGTGCCGCACGGGCTCGGAGAAGCCCAACAGCTCCGGCAGGGAGTGGTTGGTGGAAGCAGGCGCTTGCGTGGCCACGCCCTCGGCGCCCTCGGCGAGCGCCGGCAGCGACCACTCCCTGCCGCCGAGCTCCACGTAACCCGCCACGAGCGGGGCGCCGAGCGCGTTCTGCACCCGCAGCACCTCGCCCTCGCGCCGCACGGTGAGCCGGGCCCGAGAAGGCACCACCGCCACCTCGGCCCACTCGCGGTAGGTGCGCGAGGGGAGGAAACCGCCCGTCACCACCATGCCATTCGTCCAGTCCGCTTCGGGCACCTGCGGGTCCCAATCCAGGTCCGGCCCGAGGAGCGCGCCCAGCGCCGGCATCCGGAGTCCCTCGGGCTCCAGGTTGGCGTAGTAGCCGCCGACGCCAACCGTCAGCGCCCTGTCGCGCTCGCGATCCAACCAGGTGAGGCTGTAGCGGGCGGCATGGATGGAGAAGCCCTCCACCAGCACCGACCAGGCGACGATGGCCAGGCACGTGACGAGCGCCACCGAGGGCACGGCGACGAGCAGCGCCAGGGGCCCCTTGCGCCGGGCCAGGGCGAGGCCTCCGGGGCCCACCGCCAGCACGAAGAGGGTGATGAGGATGAGGAAGCGGCCCACCGGTGCCTGCACTCCGGGGAGCAACGGCTGCTCACCGTTGTTCAGCATCGCGCTGCCGTGCATCCACGAGGGGGCCAGCCCCACGGGAGAGACGACGCCCACGAAGCCCTCGGACGGGGCCTCCATCGCGTCCGCGTCGGAGAGCAGCCCCGCCCCGCACTCCTCCGCCTTCCCGCACAGCCGCACGGCGCCGAAGCCGTAGGGGTGCACTCCCGAGGCGTTGGAGGTGAGCAACGGCAGACGTCCAGCCACGTCGCGAGGCGGGCGGACGAGGGCCAGGTGGCCACCCATGGCGGCGTAGGCCTCGAGCGCGTTCCAGGCATCCGCCGGGAGGGCGGTGACATCTCCGGCCACCACGACCAGCGCGTGGCCCACGTAGGCGGCGAGCTCGCGCGGCGCGTCCTCCGGCGCGACGAAGCGGACCGACAGCTTCGGCTGTTTCTCCACGCGAGGCAGGGAGGTGCCCGACTGGAAGGACTTCTCCGCGCCCAGCACCAGCGTGGGCTGGCCCTCGCCGTCCACCGAGTAGAAGTTGAAGGGCCGGAAGGTGGCGTCCGGGCTGCGCAGGCGCACCATGCCGCCGCGCACACCCACCGGCACGGGAACCCAGGCGACGAGCCGCTGGCGCGGCCCCACCTCCACCTCTCGCGCGGCGATCTCGGAGCGGCCCGACAGGTTGGACTCGACGCCGATGCGTACGACACGGGGCGTGGGGCCTGGATTCTGGAGCGTCACCTCCATCGGGACGTACCCGCGCGAGGGGCGCAGCACACCGTTGGCCATCGTGGCCCGCAGGTCTCCCTCGGACAGGCTCACCGACTGGCTCTGCACCTCCAGGTAGCCCCGGTGCTCCGCGCCCCAGCGCTCCTCATCCGTGGCGGGCTCCACCTCCTCCTGCACGGGAGTCACGGCCGCGGCCTCGTCCTGGGCGGGCGCGATGGGCGGTGGGGCGGGAACGGGGACCTGGGCGGTCACCGACGACTGCGCGAGCGCGGGGCTGGCACACAGCAGGAGGGCGAGGAGCGCGGTGGCGAGGCGCTCACGCACGGGGCACCTCGGGGACGGCCTGGAGCAGGGCGCGCACCACGTCCTGGGCACCCACCTTCTCCAGGGAAGCCTCGTAGGCGAGCACCAGCCGGTGGTTGAGGACGGCGGGGGCGCTGGCCACCACCTCGTCGAAGCCGACGTTGGGCTTGCCGCGAATCAGCGCGAGCGCCCGTCCGGCCGAGGCCAGCGCCAGGGCGGCGCGGGGACTGGCCCCATAGCGCACGAGGCGGCGCACCGGCTCCGGAGCGCCCGCGCTCCGAGGGTCGCTCGCCTCCACGAGCCGGCCGATGAAGTCCGCCACGGGCACGGGCAGGTGCACGCGGTCCACGGCGGCGAAGAGGGAGGCGAGGCCCTCGGCGTCCGTCACCGGAGGCAGCACCGGCGGAGTGCCACGCACGCGCGTGGTGAGGAGGGTGCTGAGCGTCTTCGCGCCCACGGGAGGCACCTGGACGCGGAAGAGGAAGCGGTCGAGCTGCGCCTCGGGCAGAGGATAGGTGCCCTCCAGCTCGATGGGGTTCTGGGTGGCGAGCACGAAGAAGGGCTCGGGCAGGGGGCGCGTCTGGCCGAGCACCGTGACGCTGCGCTCCTGCATGGCCTCGAGGAGCGCGGACTGCGTCTTGGGGCTGGAGCGGTTGATCTCATCCGCGAGCACCACGTTGGCGAAGAGGGGGCCCTCGCGGAAGGTGAATTCGCGGCGGCCCTCGCCCTCGAGCACGTAGGTACCGGTGATGTCGCCGGGCAGCAGGTCCGGGGTGAACTGGATGCGGCGGAAGGGCAGCCCGAGCAGCCGCGCGAGCGCCTTGCACAGCTCCGTCTTGCCGAGGCCCGGAAGACCCTCGAGCAGGACGTGGCCGCGCGCGAGCACCGCCACCGTCACCTGCTCCACGACGTGCGTCTGGTCGAGCAGCACCTGATTCAGCCCCTTCTGGAGCTGCGTCACCCTCTCCGCCGCGCCCTGCACCTCGGCGGGGCTCAACAGTTCCGACACGGCCGACTCCTCTCCTAGGGTTCCCCCCCGAAATACCGCTTCACCAACTCCCGGTTGCGGGGCAGCAGGGGCCCCGCGGAATGTCCCGCCTCCGCGTCGCCCCGGGCGCTCGTCCCCTGCCCGCCACCGCCTCCACTGCCCTCACGCTTCTGGGGCTCCGCGGAGCGCAGGCCCCACAGGCCCTGTGCCTCACCGCCCTGTCCCTGGGGCAGGGGCTTGAAGGCGAGCCGCTCCGGGTCCATCTCCGCCTTCTCGCCGAAGACGAGCGGCCGACTCTCACCGCCCCGCCCCGCCCCGGCGCCCTTCCCCGCCTGGCGGCTCGCATGACCGCCCTCCTGTCCCTCACCCTGACCCCGCCGGCTCCCGGGCCGGTTGCCATTCCGCCCGGAGCCCTGCCCGAAGCGCTGCTCCAGCTCTCGCTGGCGCCGCTCGAGCGTCTCGCGCAGGTTGGCCACCTCGTCGCGAGAACCGGGCTTGCCACGCGAGCCCCCCTGCTTCGCCTGGGCCGAGCGGGTTCCGCCATCCCCCGCGCCCGCGCCCCCGCTGCCATTGCCGGACTGGGAGGTGTCGTCGTTGTCGCCCTGCTGGGACTGCTGGGTCGCGTTGTCATGACCCAGGGCCATGAGGGCGCGTTCGAGGGCCTCGCGCTCGCGGGCGGCGGCCTCGGCACCGGAAGCCGCGTCCAGGGACTCCTCGAGCTCCCTGGCGGCCTCGGACGCGGAGGCCAGCTCGGCGGCGGCCCTGGCGGCGCGGGCCTCGAGAGACTTCTCCAGACTGTCGGCGGCCTCCCAGTCGGAGGAATCGAAGCGGCCCTCGGCGACCTCCTCGGCCAGGCGGCGCAACTCCTCCTCGACGGGGGAGCCCAGCGGCTCCTCGCGGGCGAGCGCCTCGGCCTTGGCCTCCACGGCGGCCACCTTCGCCGCGGCGGCGGCGTTGGCCGGGCGGGGCTTGGAGGCGGGCAGGGGCAGGAGGAAGCCCACGGCGAGGAAGGCGAGCGCCGCGAGCAGCGCACCGACGGGGCGCTTCCACTGCACCGGGGGAGGCGTCACGGCGCGAGCGAGCTGATTGGCGGAGAGCTCCCACTCGCCCACGGGACGCTCCAGGCGGGTGAGCAGCAGGCCGCCCGCGCCGGCCGAACGATCCGCGAGCACCGCCGCGTGCATCAGGGAGACGCCGCGAGCGCGGGCGCGGAGGAACCACCAGACGCCCGCGGCGAGCAGCGGCACGGGGAGCACCCATGGGGCGGAGTCACGCAGCAACAGGCGGGCGAGCACGCAGCCGGTGGCGGCGGCCCACACGGGGGCGATGCCGGCCTCGGCCCAGGCCACGGCATTGAGGCGCCGTTGGACGCGCCGGATGGGCGCGAGGATGAGGGCCTGCAGGCGGCGTTCGTCGCTGGCGGGCATGCGTGCTCCCGAGTCTCGGACAGTCGGCCCCTCTCCACAAGCCGGGGCGGGCCTTTCGGGGACAAGGGAGGGGCCGGCCCGGGTTCCCGCTCAGTGGAGGGTATCCGAGAGGTGGTCGAGGAAGGGGCGGCGGGAAGGGGGGGTGTGGTGCTCGTGATCGTAGAAGCACTCGGGCCCCAGGTGGGTGATCAGCTCACGCTCACGGGTGGCGGCGGTCTCGGTGCCCGCCTCGGTGGGGAGAGCATAGGGCTGGACCAGGACGAGGTCCTTTCCGAGGGACTGGCGGCAATCGGCCGGAAGGGAATCGAGACGCTCGCCGAAGAGGCGGATGAAGGGGGGTCCGAGGAAGTTCCGCCAGAAGAGGCCGGCGAGGCCTTCGTCGTACCCACGCACGGTGAATGCCTGCACATTGCTGATGCCATCATGAACGAGTCGCTGGGTCTTCCGCTCGATGTCGTCATCCAGCGCGGCGGTGGCGAGTGGGGAACCGACGAGTCGCATGACTTCAGCCACCTGCTGCAGGTGGGCCGCACGCCAGGAGGCTTTCGTGGCGGACGTCGCGGATGTGACCCAGGTGATTCCACCCGTGTAGCGGGGATCATCGGGCTTCGATGGGAAGATGAGGAAGAAATCCCGATCCGTCCTGGCCGCGACGCACAAGGTCACTCGCTTCTCATAGAACTCCATCATCGCGCCGTAGTCGATAGCTCCATTTCCCTGGATGGGATTGTTATCCAGGAAGGCCATCCCATATCGCGCCGGTACGAACCACCGGTACTTCTCGAGAGAAAGGTGGAGGAACTCGCGTATCACCACGCCAGAAGGAATCCCTGGGGGAAGGCAGATGCGTGTCGTCAGCGGAGGTTTACGCATGGAAGTTCGTCAGGGATGGGGCTTGAGCGTCACTCTGCC
This window harbors:
- a CDS encoding vWA domain-containing protein, producing MSFGFPWGLLALGALVPLVAAYFLRRKQKPVVVSALFLWRTPRPRAEAGPRFERFTREASLLLEALAVVAAALFLADVRLGEDARTRHLVLVVDGSLSLSARGPDGRPVLEKVRQEAARRVEEEKATHVTVLVSGTVPRVLAGPEAEPSRALASLESFRALGADHDVAPALLWAQELAGPGKRVHFFTDAMPAQGQAVPSAVRWTALGVPRDNVALVSAWRRDEGSTATVTLRVARFGAGPEAAEVRVLARPGPGAKEGTERRERVALPEEGAATLRLTFENAGDVEVSLPPDALPEDGEARLPPAPERRVRVALAEGLEAPARSALERFLSVAPEVEQGPGEGALVLGPRGTDAGVTVGASGNVRTFVGPFFAEKGHPLLDDVQLGGVRWAAGSEAPPGRPLMTAGGVVLLSEEEGHLHLNVDLSRSNVQRTPAWPVLLGNMLREARRAKEGFPRRQLSLGEPLAVVTRAGARYSLEGPEGGRPLVGAGALSLPPPAVPGRYVLERDGEPVDTVEVLALDARESDLRGRGEGDRPAEAEGDDDGGAGPPGRARWPLLVLLAALLADFHLTRRTDVK
- a CDS encoding DUF58 domain-containing protein, which codes for MSPPVDFDEAEVARLAPGLALALPRTPHRGRVGEVRAASAGASLELHDFRAYQPGDDLRQMDWNAVARTGELILRVRQDEVSPRLEVLLDGSRSMALSPRKAGCAREVALLATEVGAQQGLGPTLLVGGSRPDRVRGQTCRSALRNAAFDARDDLYASLGRLPPLRPCGLRVVVSDFLFEAPLPALVSRLAQGASALFLVQVLDAEDLEPTGGEGARLVDSESDAALEELLTEDVLAAYARRFAEHQKALAAAAARARAAHLVAPAPQALRALVAGPLRPLFLPAGVA
- a CDS encoding ABC transporter permease, which translates into the protein MSATAADTAGAAPREEPRPRLMERLGDRLNPLVVKEVRQGLRSRVFWVSFGLMLLACFVISLVAYANALDDGLSTLGKGVFFAFFFCLGLVHFFIIPYGAYRSLAREREDETWVLLVLTGLGPRRILRGKVASYLVQAALYASAVGPFLLFSYYLNGIALPTILLILALGGSWLVFLTVVAVCAATLAEGRLGRAFLHFLLLGVLLMALAYGLTSAFVLGEQGYRFLTREKDLLAFAGFFLWGMLTYGWLLFETAAARLSLPTENYSRGPRLALTLQMLLSGCILGGLWLARDPQASMASVASILGSLNLAVVGIFVATDMDGQARALREGTRPWSFLRPGALRGFRLVVLLLLFWTALCAALFLVSQQMFGDRTDAYFLQVLAAPAYALLFLSLPLLVGRLPRSDRLASPAVVRVLFFSLVGLAGTVPPLLSVLLEQRVDDPLLNLLNPFVGLANFGDYDYSLNEPTMNVGLLGCVWLVAALCVFATDRALVERERRAHAS
- a CDS encoding ABC transporter ATP-binding protein encodes the protein MSLLEVKGLRRDYGALRAVDDVSFALEAGTILGFIGPNGAGKSTTMRILATLDTPTAGQVMLDGHSLVDTPDKVRPLIGYMPDRYGTYDDVTVHEFLDFFARAYRLQGRARTKRVDSVMEFTGLLPLKDKLTSALSKGMKQRVALGRTLLHDPKLLILDEPADGLDPRARIELRELLRALADQGKAVLISSHILTELAEICDTCAIIEQGRLLATGKVADILAQASGTAAAELSVRLFPGGEGEAVWGRAERLLLEQPGVKQVTREGDSLRVLLEHEGGAAAGGWVDESAARVLAALVKEGVPVCAFSHRERNLEDAFMHVTKGRVA
- a CDS encoding AAA family ATPase; the encoded protein is MSELLSPAEVQGAAERVTQLQKGLNQVLLDQTHVVEQVTVAVLARGHVLLEGLPGLGKTELCKALARLLGLPFRRIQFTPDLLPGDITGTYVLEGEGRREFTFREGPLFANVVLADEINRSSPKTQSALLEAMQERSVTVLGQTRPLPEPFFVLATQNPIELEGTYPLPEAQLDRFLFRVQVPPVGAKTLSTLLTTRVRGTPPVLPPVTDAEGLASLFAAVDRVHLPVPVADFIGRLVEASDPRSAGAPEPVRRLVRYGASPRAALALASAGRALALIRGKPNVGFDEVVASAPAVLNHRLVLAYEASLEKVGAQDVVRALLQAVPEVPRA